The Penaeus vannamei isolate JL-2024 chromosome 2, ASM4276789v1, whole genome shotgun sequence region GAGAGTTTCTGATTCCTTCTTCCGCTCATCAGGTGCTGTTGGTCGCCGCGTCCGCCCTCCTGGCGGAGGCCTACCCCCGCTATGTGGCCGTGCCCCTCCGGGCGGCGGCGCGATCGTACCCGCTGTACTACTCGGAGTCTCGCTTGCGGCCCGTGGTTTCCGCCCGGGAGGACTCTCGGCCCGTGGTCATCATCGAGGAGGAAGAGCCCCAGCAGTGGGAGCTGGACGAGGCCAGCTCCGACCGCTACGAGCGCCAGTCTGGCGGCTACGGCGGCGGCAACGACCACGTGGACTACGGCGCCTACACCGGCGGCTACGGAGCCTTCGGCTGGTACTCGGATCACCCCGTGTGTGTCAACTGCGGATACCATCACTAAGACTGGTCTGCCTCGCGGTTCCCCCGTGGTATGTTGTGCTCTGACCTCCTGCTGTGTGAAGATCTGAACCTAGTCCCACCCCAGGCTAACGGCTCCTGTTTACATTCCACTAAAGTAGATACCCttggtcaaccccccccccccccagtgcaaGCAAAAACGAATGCTCTCAAAAGCGAAAGATCCAATATCCCTCAAATCTAACTCGTGTGTAAAGTATTTTGTGTTGTAGTGAGCGTCCGTTACTTCAGATCTCCACCACTATAGCTATTATATCTAGTCCTTGCCTTGTTGCAATTGTTAGTTCGCAATATGTGgcactttgttcttgtttttttgtaaCA contains the following coding sequences:
- the LOC113813751 gene encoding uncharacterized protein (The sequence of the model RefSeq protein was modified relative to this genomic sequence to represent the inferred CDS: added 14 bases not found in genome assembly), with translation MALKLVLLVAASALLAEAYPRYVAVPLRAAARSYPLYYSESRLRPVVSAREDSRPVVIIEEEEPQQWELDEASSDRYERQSGGYGGGNDHVDYGAYTGGYGAFGWYSDHPVCVNCGYHH